The following is a genomic window from Moorella sp. Hama-1.
CTACTTAATTTTTGTATCGAAACACGTGCTGGGTTACAGCCTAATGAAGGAAATAATGTATAGGTATAGCTCAGAGCATACCGATGGTGTAGCCAGCTTTTCGTACATACCAGTAGGGAACTTACAATTAGATTTTCTTTCCATGTTCTTAAAGCCTATTGAAGAATTAGGAGATGAATTATTAAAAACATTCGCCGGCGAAACTTTGACCGTCAAGCAAATATATGATCAACACCAAGTGGGAACACCATTTGTTTTAAAAAATTATAAAGATGCTATTCTAAAGCTTGAAACTGATGGCAGGGTATCATGTGATCCACCAAAACGAAGAAAACGAAGCGGCACTCTAACACTTGGGGATGCTGTTAAAGTAACTTTCCCCTAAGAAACATTTGCTCTTATTCTTCTGGGACTGTGGTGTAATGATACAGGGAGGATTATTTTCATGGCAACTAACTCAAAAATTGAATGGACAGAAGCAACCTGGAATCCAGTTACTGGATGTACTAAAATCTCAAACGGGTGCAAGCACTGTTATGCTTATACAATAGCAAGGCGGCTTCAGGCAATGGGTAACCCCCGTTACAAAAATGGTTTTAATCTAACGCTACATGCCGACCTTATTGATTTACCTCTTAAGTGGAAGACACCTAAAAAAATCTTCGTTAATTCAATGTCCGATTTATTTCATGAAGAAGTTCCTTTTCAATTCATTGAACGGGTTTTCTATACAATGAGGAAAGCAAACTGGCATATCTTTCAGATCCTTACAAAGCGGTCCAGACGGCTTCGCGAAATGGCACCATTTTTACCATGGCCTGATAATGTATGGGCCGGAGTAACAGTAGAGGATCAATCTGCAATATACCGAATTAATGATCTGAGATCAGTCCCCGCCAGCGTTCGTTTCATATCCTTTGAGCCACTATTAAGCCCTTTAGAAGGCCTTAACCTTGACGGTATACACTGGGCAATAGTAGGTGGTGAGTCAGGCCCTGGGGCACGTCCGATGGAAACGCAATGGGTTAGAGATATACATAATAAGTGTAGCACCCAAAATGTATCTTTTTTCTTTAAACAGTGGGGAGGAGTCCAAAAACACAAAAATGGGCGTGTTCTGGATAACCAAACATGGGATGAATATCCCGAGCATCAATACGCTTTTGCTGGGGCTCGTTACCATGGCCGGATATCTGGCCGGTGAAGTGGTCCTGGTGACGGGCGCCGACGGTGGTATCCGGCCCTGGGAGAAGCTTTACGAAAAGATCCTCACGGTCGGGGAAGGGGTCAACGCTACTTCCCTTGAGCGCATTTATATCGCCCGGCCGGAGGAATTCGATGCCGCCGGGCTGAAGCGCTTCCTGTGGCTGGTCTCCCAGCCCGGCTGCGCGCCGATGTCCAAGGCGTGGAGGAAGCCCTGCGCCTGGTCTTGCCGGACTTCCGGGTAGAGAAGGGGCAGGAACTGGTCAGGTGGGGTAAGGTGGGCGGTAGGCGGTAAACATGCAAAAAGGTATTATCAGGCTTGGATAAAGAACGTGTGACAGCTACCAACGGTTAGTGAGGTAAGGGAGCCCTGTTTTCTCGTTTAACTAGTTTAGAGGTTGGGAGGTGGTAGAGTTTGGAAGATAAATCTCAAACAGAAAGTTTTAGTCCAAAAGAGACGATACTTGAACAGTTTGCTGAGTTTGCAACTACTCCTAAAACAGGGTTTTATAATTCGTGCTGTATTACAAGTATTTTCATTACCTCGGGGAAGGGCAAATGGTATAGAAATGTATTTACCGTAGCTGTTTTTGAAGAAACACCGTTTAAAAACTACAACCTGCGTTATCACAGCCCACATCTTTTTGATATTTCTAAAGAACTGAGCATAGGTATTGTCTCTCAGCGGGTTACAATAGCGGATGCGAT
Proteins encoded in this region:
- a CDS encoding DUF5131 family protein codes for the protein MATNSKIEWTEATWNPVTGCTKISNGCKHCYAYTIARRLQAMGNPRYKNGFNLTLHADLIDLPLKWKTPKKIFVNSMSDLFHEEVPFQFIERVFYTMRKANWHIFQILTKRSRRLREMAPFLPWPDNVWAGVTVEDQSAIYRINDLRSVPASVRFISFEPLLSPLEGLNLDGIHWAIVGGESGPGARPMETQWVRDIHNKCSTQNVSFFFKQWGGVQKHKNGRVLDNQTWDEYPEHQYAFAGARYHGRISGR